A window of Trichoderma atroviride chromosome 3, complete sequence contains these coding sequences:
- a CDS encoding uncharacterized protein (EggNog:ENOG41): MSRVTAPAVKLTRALSSTTAARAAKPLLDASAYNAGAVLMPKYAELLRGRRTPIEMSESSRSLTTTHRPIPQPSIANRSKPLMQTFSSVASSSTPAAHLDATVLPAFSSFNPTSSFADALPRMPLLPDNYGAAHPAPEADLPVSIPSSSIVAVNPDNVVPATPLSSLSGVLDTVELKFVHEAPASPAASEESQGMIRDLWKGMVEDVFGSNQAIPKSH; this comes from the exons ATGTCTCGTGTTACTGCCCCCGCCGTCAAGCTCACCCGCGCCCTGAGCTCCACGACCGCAGCTCGTGCCGCCAAGCCGCTCCTCGACGCCTCGGCTTACAATGCCGGCGCCGTGCTGATGCCAAAGTACGCAGAGCTCCTGCGCGGTCGCAGAACCCCCATCGAGATGTCCGAG TCCTCTCGATctctcaccaccacccaCCGCCCTATTCCCCAGCCCTCCATCGCCAACCGCTCCAAGCCTCTGATGCAGACCTTCTCCAGCGTCGCATCCTCCTCAACTCCCGCTGCCCACCTTGACGCCACCGTCCTCCCGGCGTTTAGCAGCTTCAACCCTACTTCTTCCTTCGCAGATGCCCTCCCTCGCATGCCTCTGTTGCCCGATAACTACGGCGCCGCCCACCCCGCGCCTGAAGCCGATCTGCCGGTTTCCATCCCCAGCTCGTCCATCGTCGCGGTTAACCCGGACAACGTCGTCCCCGCCACACCGCTCTCTTCATTGAGTGGCGTTTTGGACACTGTTGAGCTCAAGTTTGTGCATGAGGCGCCTGCTTCCCCTGCCGCGTCGGAAGAGAGCCAGGGCATGATCCGGGATCTGTGGAAGGGCATGGTTGAGGATGTCTTTGGCTCAAATCAAGCCATTCCCAAATCCCATTAG